Genomic segment of Drosophila ananassae strain 14024-0371.13 chromosome 2L, ASM1763931v2, whole genome shotgun sequence:
AAAATATTCTATTCAGCATCTGATccattaataataaaaaataaagataatttAAATAGCCAATCATAAATAACTCAAATTTTGAATATGAATTTTATTTACTAATGGAATTTTAATTACtaagaaaattattaaataacattttctaTCTTATGGTcccattaaaaattattgaacaattttttgattatttattgTTTCAAAAATTGTAATATATCTTTCGTTAGCTGCAAACACATCTAAATAATGAATATTTCAACATAGAACAGGCAAGAATCTATATGATTTAAAGCGGAGCACCAAAAATTCTTTATAGAAATGAGAACTAATTACCTTTTATGTTTTTCGAAGTGTACCTCAGCCAGAATGAGCCACGTCAAGTGAGTTCACAATTTTTGCGTGCTACCATTTTTCTTCCGCCTCTGTCAGCCGCGAGTTTCGTCTTTGTACGAGCGCAGCACGGATTATCCTTGGCATGCAACGCctatatatatgttttattTGTGTTGTGCAGGGGTGCTCGCTCCCTCTGTattttttggttattttttttgcccgCTGATTTCGCTACTTAATTTTTTTGCCCTTTTTTGGCCTGTGTCTGCCTGTCTCTAGGTCTGGGATGATGTCTGTCTCTACCCACTGTGTATCGTCTCGCTTCCGTTCTGGCTGAGCTGATTGggcgtattttgttattttcatGTTGTtcctgctgctggtgctgctcctgctgctgcctgTCAGTCAAGCCAAACGAAGCCAGAAAAGGACGAAGTCTTGGCCATGGTCCTGGCCCGGGCACTCCCATTCCTCGTCTGGCACCCGCTCGTTTGTTCATTCGCTTTTTTCCCACGTAATTAAAACTTGAAACGCATAtgaattagaaaataaaaaaaaatatataaaaaaaaaaagtaaaaagtgAAAGAAGGAAAGGCAAGAGTAGAGAGAGCAAAATAAAATACGAGTACGCGACCCGGAATGGAGCCATTTGATGGTACAGAATGACATCCTGTTTCCCGCAGCCTGACATCGTTAACATCGCTGATTAAGTTTTCTTGTCCTGTGCTCTGTCTGCATGTCACTCAACGTGAtttgaaatgaaatttttataattccaGCATCACCCTTGGGCGAACATGGTGGACCGCCCATCCCATTCCAGTTAACCCTTTTAGCCATTGCGCTTATTCATTTTAATGTTTGACTTTATTGTGTTGACGTTGGCCAACATCGAAAGCAAACAATCTTAGAGTTGCCAGCAAAGGCTCCGCCAAGTATTTGATTTCAGATATTGTTCTTATGATTAAATAGAAAACAGGCTTTCATAGTAAGGATTGTCATTGCGTCTTGCTCCAAATCCACTTCCGAAGGCTCCAATTTGACGTCGTATCCTTTCCACTGCGCCATTGACCTCGCTTTCTTGTTGACGGACTTTATCCTGTGACTTGGCCACTGCATTTAATATTGGCACAACTCCAAAAGTGATCAACAAAAAACACACGAGCATTCGCATCTTGCTAGTCTGACTTATAAAGCCAAAATGTGGCTAATTTATAGGTCTTCTTTACAAAAAGCTTTATAAGAATTATCAAAGCTTGAACAATTATAGATGgtgtattaaaaaataaattaaaggggattcttttaaaaatgttattgTTTCTTTTAAAGTTGATAAAGTAGATCTATGTTTAAGTATTCCGCTTGATTTATACAAGTTacttaaaatttctaaacaaAATGTACAGTTTTCTTATATACTTGTTAAAATAGATAAATGTTACTCATTATTCATATCCGAACTGTGTTTTTTATGAGCTCTTGGCTTTAGCAAAAGTTTCTTCAGCACTCGTGTTGGGTAATTAGAGCTCGTGTTGATTTATTAGCAGCTAGTACCTATTCAAGGTCGGATCGTATCACATATGCACATTAAATGAGTAACACTTAGCCAAAGAAAGGTGGTCGTGGATAGAAGCCGCCAAAGCCACCGCCGAATCCCGGTCCAAAACCTGGTCCGCCAAATCCGCCGCAGCAGCCTCGCCTTCTAAATCCGCGTCCGCCGCCTCCGAAACCGCCCCGGCCAAAGCCTCCCGGGCCGAAACCTCCCCGGCCGAAACCTCCCCGGCCGAATCCAAATTGTCTGGCGGGGCGCACAGCCGGCATCTCCTGCTGCTCGGCTGCCTGATTTACATCCGCCAAAGTCAGTTGCTGTACATCCGCCCGGGGCTCCACATTGGGATCCGGGCTTGGGCTGGGACTGGGAGTGGGACTCGAGATGGGGTCCGGGTCCGGGAGAGGTGTAGCTGAGGTACCCGACTCCGCCAGCAGGACCCACAGGCCGACACTTAGCACTAATAGATTCAAGTGGCAAACGCGCATCGTTCCACAGCAGAGGTCTTACTTCGGTTAAGTGCGGATCGGCCAGCCTAGACTCTTTATATAGCTCCAACCCAGAACGGGATGACGGTGAGATTCTAAACGAGTTGAGTGCTGACGAccttaaacaattaaatttcCTGAGCATAATCAACTGGCGGAGAAATCCCCCGATTTTCAAGAGCCTCCGGGCAGGCAAAACAAACAGGCATAATAAACAACTTAGAAAAgatagaaaagaaaaaataaatagaaaaatcaCTTTTGCGTAGCAAAACAACCTGTTTATAATTTCACCCACTTCATGGAACAACTCGTTTGGTTCTAATTATGTTCTACAAGCTGAGAAGCGTAAAAGCACAGAATGTTATTGGTTTAACACCCATCGACCCATCGGAAATATTATACAatagaataatatttttgttttttcgcCAAAATATGAAGATTTACAACACTTCTATATTTCTGGCTGCTTAAGCTCTTAAGTGCCTAGCACTTTGAAGGATTatataatacaaataaaatacacaGTACAAAGTGgttaaaaacattaaaataaatttcacgATGACACTTGACAGTGTTTTATCATCCGCTGCAAACTATTAACCTCGGAACAAAAGTTAAACCAAGCTacaaagtttaaataaaatttaaatgtattATTTTCACCATCGGCGAAGTCGAGTGGCACTTTTGGATTAAGGTATCTCCCGCTGAAACTAATTATTCCTAATATATTATTATCGATAATGGCCTAATTAATGAGCTTTTAATTACTGACATTTGGTTTAGGCTTTAACGCAATAATAAAATGCATTTATTGCCTTAACTGACTCTATTTTAACATATATCAGGGCATCTTAAATAATCTCACGCAATAATGAAATTTAAGCTACTTTGGATTTCTTAACACAAATCTCAGTTCATTACAACTTATCAAGGAATTGAGAAAACATGTTTTTGAAGCTCTCGTAGAAGGGGTAGAGCGTATTTTAATCTCATTAGAAGTACACGTacatttgagaaattaaatttgCCGGCTTCTAATGCTCATTAAGAAATTTCTTAACTACAGACCGCATGCATGTTGTTTACAATAGGAATAAGCCGCCCCGAAAAGTACCTTCCCATTACCGAACCGCTATGGTCTCCGCCCAGAAGCAATACGTATTTATAAGCCATAAATAACGTGTAAACAAAAAGCTGCCACAAAACAACAAGTATACGCCCGGTGGGCCCAAAAACCAGGCCCCTAAAACATCAGGCGCAGCATCTCTCTTGTGGCAACAGCCGCAGcgacacaacaacaacaatagtaACAGCATCGCGGCCAAATTATAAGGCTAtaaaaggcaataaaaaaaCTTTGCGATATCAAATTACAACGCCCTCATAAAGTTATAAAAGTTTCAAGCGTATCCAACACACAGCACGTCCCACGCTGCCCCACCCAACCATCCAATCTTCCCGAGAAACCCCATTTTCCTGATCCCGATTTTCCCATCTCGATTTTCCCTTCTGGGGCCCGGGACAGGcctaatattttcaataacaAATCAATCAGCTGCGGCTGCCGCCGCGACGGTCAACACGGATAATCAGTTGGAACGGCTTTTCCCTCCTCCGGGGTGCAAAATGCCAGATGGCTTCGGTGGGCGGTTGCCACAGAAGAAAAGTGGGCGGGTGTGTATTCGAAGGTGCCGTAGATTTATTGAGACACGATTTCGATAAGAACTGCTTCACCAAAATGGGCAAAAACCTTAAAAACTGCAGATGCCGAATTCTAAATACTCTGtatattttatacaaaaaattctaaacataataaatattataataggaaaaaatgtatattttgaGCTTTATTTTCAAACTTATTTAAAAAGTTTGGTAAAAATGAAGAGAAATATCAGAAATATTTCATACGGAATTTTAGACTGAATTTTATCAGCCTGAGAATATATTAATgcatctgaaaaaaaaataaaagtgtcTTTCATAAAGTTACAAGTTTATACCATAAAAGTATGGACCAACAAAGCCTTTTACAAGACTGCGTTCTAGTAACAAGAAATTTTTCAAGAGCAAAAAAAATGAGATGGGGCAAACgagaaaaaaacgaaaactttTATCAATGTTGGCGTTTGGCCCTTCTATGTGGGTGTACGGGTGTGTGCCCTTTACACAAAGGTCAAGGGATAACAAAAGGCGTAAATTTAAAGCCgagttaattttttaacaataaagGGCGCTTGTCAAAAGAGAAATTTTACAGCAAACGTTTAATCTTAAATGACTTTTAGAAGCCGTAGGAGATTGGGAAGTTAGATAGAAAATGCCACTGGCAGGCAACGCAGTTTAGTTTCAATGGATTgctttgttaaaaaaaaaatgtgaacgAGATGGAAACGATAGAATTTAATACTCGAGGAAAATGCTTAGAAAATTCTTTTTTGAGCAAAACTTAAAAGATTAAGTTAAGTTCGGAAAATTTTAACCTCTATACtactatttttattgctttaagaataatttattttctacttcatAAAGATTACTAATTTTACATTTCTACTGTGCACTTTTCAACAATATTTACACAAAAACACTTGTGCCAATCAGTAAATCCCATAAAATGACAGGGAAACTAAAGGGAATCAAATAGCAGAGACAAATTTATTTCGAACTTAATTAGAAAGTGCTTGATTGCACTTTCATTACACATTCTATTTCTAGAGGATTTGGCTTAGTCAGTCacagataaaaaatttatttagccTCGGAAGCCTCCGAAGCCACCTCCAGGGCCTCCTCCGAAACCTCCTCCAGGGCCACCAAAACCTCCTCCGAAGCCACCTCCAGGGCCTCCGAATCCACCTCCAGGGCGTCCAAAGCCGCCTCCGCCAAAGCCACCTCCTGGTCCTCCGAAGCCACCTCCAGGTCCTCCGAAACCACCTCCGAAACCACCTCCAGGTCCTCCAAAACCACCTCCAGGTCCTCCGAAGCCTCCTCCGAACTGACGAACTTGACGGGCTGCCACCGGAGCCTGGACACCTGCATCTACGGCCAGGAGTTGAGCGGCCGGATCGAATGTAGCCGCCGAAGTTGAGCTGGCGACCAGGAGGACGGCCGCCAGGGCAAGACAAACGAATGTGCGCATTTCAGGAAAACTTCTGCCACTAATCACCGCCAAAGTTTCGACGGCTTCTATGAAGACTCTACTCTGTGGCGGGGCAATTTATATGATTTCGAATTTATCGACTGCCGGGCTGGCTGGGTGACTAGGGAACGGCAAATAAAAGCTGAAGTGGTTCAACTGGCCGGAACATCAAAGTTGCTAGTGATTCGCCCACTGAAATTAATACGACGGACGGCGGCGTTTCGTATTAACTGACTGGCTAAGCGCCGGCAACAACAGTAGCCGGTtaccataataataataaccaaaACCTATTACGCAACAAAATTTGTGGATCGATCTCGAGGTCTGGACAAAGTATAAACAAAGTTTTGGCAAACACCCCAAAGAGAAGTGGCCCCTCGGATAGGCTTTCCCCTAAAAACGTCTCAACGAGTATTCAAATGTGCAAAACATTCAAGTTTTCAGACTACGCAACACGACAgagcaaaacaaaacagaTCGATAGAAAAGTGGGTAAGTGCTCAAGGGAAGCACCAGTCTAAGTGGCTTCTCCATCATCTTTCATCTGTCCGATTTCGTAAAGCTTTCGAGGAAGGGGCGTCTGCGTTTCTATTGCCATTTATTTCAAATCACAGGGTAAGCAATCTGGACGCAACTGGTTGTTATTCAAAAGTCATCAATGACTCAAGATAGTGACGCATCTTTGTTATTCGCTAGACAGTGGCTTAGATTTTTATCTTTGAAGTGGCTCTTggtaatatttataaaataaatatctcGAAATTAAACCAGTCCAACAAGTAATGTTTGGAAGCATTTGGGAAATTCCTCGCTATTATTGCTGTCTATAATGATTCTGAGAATAAACAAATAGaagcttatttttattattgaaaaataCCAACCAGATATTGAATAAAACAACTTATTTAGTTTATAATTTTCAAAGAACTTCCAAGGTGATTCCAAGACCTGAGTTCTCGAGCCAAGTTGTGAGACATACTTCATAAACTTAAAAGTAACTTGAATTATCTTTCCTATTTACAAGATAGCTTTTACCTTCAGTTAATCCATTAAATAGTCCCACTTTTAAAAGATATAAGAAACGATAAAgttgaaaactttttaattcaattataCAGTCAAAGtggggaaaataaaaaaatctgcGACAACTCCCACTGATTTGCCCTATTGGACGGCCATCCGTCAATTGTCGACCATCGCCTTTGGCAGGCCAACACGGATAAAGTAAATGACAAGACGGCCTGGCCTACGTTTCTCGTACCATCATAGCCATCCTAGCCATCATAGCCATCATAGCCATCATACCATCTCGTACATCATCTGCCCAGGGAACTACGAAACTTTGGCTTGACTTTGCAAGAAGTAACAAGCCCAATGCaagcaagtaaatgtttagaACTTTTAAGTCAGACTTTCAGAAAGTATGGAGTAAAGTCAACTTGGgttgaataaaaaatgttaaagcATTATTACGTTTTGAGTTCTGTTTAAAGTAATATTTAAACATAATACATATTTCCTCCCTCCACttaccaaaaacattttcataAATCTTTTCCTACAAACGTTTTTCTCATTAGACTATAATTAGTCCTAATTAGTCCTAGAAACCTGAATGTTTAATACTTTTCTCATAATAACGTGCAACATAGTTTATTTCATAGTGCACAATTTGCAAACAACTTTAATTatgaaaatactttttttaacttttttttttttttaacaaatatttctaACTTTTCCGTTCATATGGGATTTAATTCAATTGAatgaaaaatacataaatttgAATTCCTAGAGTCCCTATTATAGTCGCATAAATATGAGGCAACCGGTCCTCAAACCtaccaacaaaaaaagtaaattagTTAAGAAGCACCTGGCCAAATGGCTGGCGCCAATGTAAATTAGTAATTTTACTAATCGCCAACCAGTTTACGCAAACTGGGAAGGGCAGCAAAGTAAATGTTTGTGTGGCCTGGCATTTTTAGTAGCCGAAAGTTCTTGCTAGATTATGACAATCGTAGTCAAAATACTTCTTTTGTCGGACCGGCTTTCAGTTATAGTTGagcaaaaaatgcatttttaatttatgccgTGTCTGAAGCGcttttttctctatttttatttcagcATCTCTCGGTGAAAATTTATGCGGAAGTTTACACCATCCAGTGGATTTTGGGGGGGATTTTAAGGGGAACACGGGCTTGGCTCGGCCAGGGAATGTTAAATCACAAAATGTGCATCATTTTGACGTTGACAACGTTAATTGACCCAGTTTTCTGGACTGGCTAAAAGcgtttaaatttgaataagCAAATTTGGGCAGCGAAATGGAGCCGGGTTACAATTTATAGAAATACGGGGAGATGGTGAAATTTAGCCATCAGTCGCGTTTTGcataaatgaattaaaaagCCGCAGCTTTGCCTTTGGATTTGGCTTCGGATTTGGCGAATAACACATGCGGCAAAACCGCAATAAACCAATTGAGAGCTATTCAAGCCGGCTATATAGCCATCGAGCATTGTTAATGGCCGGCCCGCGCTCATAAAACAAACAGCCAAAGccaaacagaaacaaacaGGCAAACAATCAAGCAGACCGGAGCAGAAGCCGGCACCGGGGCCAGTGCCGGAGCCGCCAAGCCAACAAACTGGCAAACTCGCAAACTGGCCGAACTCGGCAAACAACAAGAGCGCCAACAAACAGCAATTCACACTTACGCACCTCCAACTTGGAGGCGGTGCTTATGACGTCTGCCCAAAGTCTGGGAATGGTAATGGGAGTGGGAAACTCTAGCTGCTAAATGCGAATGGCGAATGGGATTGAAAACGGCAATGGAAGTGGTCGTGGAAATAGCCCCGAACCCCGGACCCCTAAACCCGGACCCGGCCAATACCATAACTTAACTTCAAATGAAATTAACACATTTAGGCGGCTTACCTGACCGCAGGAGTTGGCCTAGGGATGGTAACTATCATTGGTAAATTTTAAGcattggttttattaaaagaaggaaattattttaatattttataagtactataaaaaactaaattttgtttttattagtGCTGGGAATtagagattttttttaaaaatcaatcTTTAAAGATTTAGGAATCTAATTAGAACAACATCAAATAttcttttataaaatatatcaattttttatatagatCATATATAgtagaatataaaaaaaga
This window contains:
- the LOC6500157 gene encoding translation initiation factor IF-2, which codes for MRVCHLNLLVLSVGLWVLLAESGTSATPLPDPDPISSPTPSPSPSPDPNVEPRADVQQLTLADVNQAAEQQEMPAVRPARQFGFGRGGFGRGGFGPGGFGRGGFGGGGRGFRRRGCCGGFGGPGFGPGFGGGFGGFYPRPPFFG
- the LOC6500156 gene encoding glycine-rich cell wall structural protein; the encoded protein is MRTFVCLALAAVLLVASSTSAATFDPAAQLLAVDAGVQAPVAARQVRQFGGGFGGPGGGFGGPGGGFGGGFGGPGGGFGGPGGGFGGGGFGRPGGGFGGPGGGFGGGFGGPGGGFGGGPGGGFGGFRG